A portion of the Melanotaenia boesemani isolate fMelBoe1 chromosome 2, fMelBoe1.pri, whole genome shotgun sequence genome contains these proteins:
- the LOC121654446 gene encoding uncharacterized protein LOC121654446 isoform X2: MDSQTAGRRSGPAGSDDLVYVERAEDTVKQKGVVRRQFPVKLAFSCTVHKTQGLTTHAAVVSLKKIFEAGMAYVALSRVTSLSGLYLLDLDEKKIYANPEVTAAIQTMRQASVDDMMPLLPLRETGSFVADTLQLDGFTLYKRNRHVSYTNLPQMASRCGGGVAVYVRNHIQVHEKQYLHNVTDLEFVVLKVEAPVQALIAAVYRPPSYSLRRFLENMPQQILHSGVMRTYWSYHNPVFCIVSTSEP; this comes from the exons ATGGACAGTCAAACAGCTGGAAGACGTAGTGGACCTGCAGGATCTGACGATCTGGTTTACGTGGAGAGAGCAGAGGATACTGTGAAACAGAAAGGAGTGGTACGTAGACAGTTCCCCGTAAAGCTGGCCTTTTCTTGTACCGTGCATAAAACTCAAGGCTTAACGACACATGCAGCTGTAGTTTCCTTGAAGAAGATCTTTGAAGCAGGCATGGCTTATGTGGCTCTAAGCAGGGTGACTTCTCTCAGCGGACTCTATCTGTTGGACTTGGATGAGAAGAAAATCTACGCCAACCCTGAAGTTACTGCAGCCATCCAGACCATGAGACAAGCCAGTGTGGATGACATGatgcctcttcttcctctgagaGAAACC GGCTCCTTTGTTGCAGACACTCTTCAGCTGGATGGATTCACCTTGTACAAGCGTAACAGACACGTGTCGTACACAAACCTTCCGCAGATGGCCAGCAGATGTGGCGGTGGAGTTGCTGTTTATGTGCGAAACCACATTCAGGTGCATGAGAAACAGTATTTGCATAATGTGACTGATCTTGAGTTTGTAGTTCTGAAGGTTGAGGCTCCAGTCCAGGCACTGATCGCAGCGGTGTACAGACCCCCCAGCTACAGTTTGAGGCGCTTCCTGGAAAACATG CCACAGCAGATTCTCCATTCTGGTGTCATGAGGACATACTGGAGCTACCATAACCCCGTGTTCTGCATCGTTTCCACCAGTGAACCATGA
- the LOC121654446 gene encoding uncharacterized protein LOC121654446 isoform X1 has product MDSQTAGRRSGPAGSDDLVYVERAEDTVKQKGVVRRQFPVKLAFSCTVHKTQGLTTHAAVVSLKKIFEAGMAYVALSRVTSLSGLYLLDLDEKKIYANPEVTAAIQTMRQASVDDMMPLLPLRETVSRPDTLTVVHHNTEGLPSHIDDIKRHHELCLADVLCLTESHLQGSFVADTLQLDGFTLYKRNRHVSYTNLPQMASRCGGGVAVYVRNHIQVHEKQYLHNVTDLEFVVLKVEAPVQALIAAVYRPPSYSLRRFLENMPQQILHSGVMRTYWSYHNPVFCIVSTSEP; this is encoded by the exons ATGGACAGTCAAACAGCTGGAAGACGTAGTGGACCTGCAGGATCTGACGATCTGGTTTACGTGGAGAGAGCAGAGGATACTGTGAAACAGAAAGGAGTGGTACGTAGACAGTTCCCCGTAAAGCTGGCCTTTTCTTGTACCGTGCATAAAACTCAAGGCTTAACGACACATGCAGCTGTAGTTTCCTTGAAGAAGATCTTTGAAGCAGGCATGGCTTATGTGGCTCTAAGCAGGGTGACTTCTCTCAGCGGACTCTATCTGTTGGACTTGGATGAGAAGAAAATCTACGCCAACCCTGAAGTTACTGCAGCCATCCAGACCATGAGACAAGCCAGTGTGGATGACATGatgcctcttcttcctctgagaGAAACCGTAAGCAGGCCTGACACTCTGACCGTCGTCCATCACAACACAGAGGGACTGCCATCTCACATCGATGACATCAAGAGACATCATGAACTGTGTCTGGCCGATGTACTGTGTCTAACCGAATCTCACCTGCAGGGCTCCTTTGTTGCAGACACTCTTCAGCTGGATGGATTCACCTTGTACAAGCGTAACAGACACGTGTCGTACACAAACCTTCCGCAGATGGCCAGCAGATGTGGCGGTGGAGTTGCTGTTTATGTGCGAAACCACATTCAGGTGCATGAGAAACAGTATTTGCATAATGTGACTGATCTTGAGTTTGTAGTTCTGAAGGTTGAGGCTCCAGTCCAGGCACTGATCGCAGCGGTGTACAGACCCCCCAGCTACAGTTTGAGGCGCTTCCTGGAAAACATG CCACAGCAGATTCTCCATTCTGGTGTCATGAGGACATACTGGAGCTACCATAACCCCGTGTTCTGCATCGTTTCCACCAGTGAACCATGA